The Garra rufa chromosome 18, GarRuf1.0, whole genome shotgun sequence genome window below encodes:
- the LOC141291528 gene encoding carbohydrate sulfotransferase 11, producing MIKPKVGRMFLATCVGSFFILILYFQNISRSASEQISGRNSFSVKSGRSPLQTLQENDQLEHSAVQATLQGRRELLEETCHTHTRKRRVLSPEDLRHLIVDDKHKLLYCYVPKVACTNWKRVLMVLTGDGRFREPLAIPASEAHVAGNLRSLSEYSTAEINKRLRTYLKFVFVREPFERLVSAYRNKFTRSYNTAFHKRYGTKIIRRHRADPQAEALEKGNDVSFEEFVYYLVDPQTQREEPFNEHWERVHSLCHPCLIHYDVVGKYETLEQDSRYILKLAGAEGEVKFPATSKSTRTTGDMAAKFFDNISPFYQKKLFNLYRMDFLLFNYSVPAYLKLR from the exons CTTCTGAACAGATTTCGGGCCGGAACAGTTTCTCCGTTAAATCAGGCAGAAGTCCATTGCAGACACTACAAGAAAATGACCAG CTGGAGCATTCTGCAGTGCAGGCCACTCTGCAGGGTCGAAGGGAACTCCTGGAGGAAACCTGTCACACCCACACCCGCAAAAGACGTGTCCTCAGCCCGGAGGACCTCCGCCACCTAATAGTGGACGATAAACACAAGTTACTGTATTGCTACGTCCCCAAAGTGGCATGTACGAACTGGAAACGTGTGTTGATGGTGTTAACAGGAGATGGGCGCTTTCGCGAACCACTGGCGATTCCAGCCAGTGAAGCTCACGTAGCGGGGAACTTGCGTTCGCTCTCGGAGTACTCCACGGCTGAGATCAACAAGCGCCTTCGCACATATTTAAAGTTCGTCTTCGTGCGCGAACCCTTCGAGAGACTCGTCTCGGCATATCGCAACAAGTTCACCCGTAGCTACAACACGGCCTTCCATAAACGCTACGGGACCAAAATCATCCGGAGGCATCGTGCGGATCCCCAGGCTGAGGCGCTGGAAAAAGGCAACGATGTTTCCTTTGAGGAATTTGTGTATTATTTAGTAGACCCCCAGACTCAGAGAGAGGAGCCATTTAATGAGCATTGGGAACGGGTTCACTCCCTTTGCCACCCTTGTTTGATCCATTACGACGTGGTGGGAAAGTACGAGACTCTTGAGCAAGATTCGCGCTACATTCTGAAGTTGGCAGGAGCCGAAGGAGAGGTCAAGTTCCCGGCTACGTCCAAGAGCACCAGGACCACGGGCGACATGGCCGCCAAGTTCTTTGACAACATCAGTCCGTTTTACCAGAAGAAACTCTTCAACCTTTACCGAATGGACTTCTTGCTTTTTAACTACTCTGTGCCAGCATACTTGAAACTGAGATGA